The DNA sequence GTCATCGCGTCGAGCATGGCGGGAGTCGGTTGAGTGACGGTGTCGCTGCGAAGATCGATAACGCTCATGAACCTGGCCTCAAGTCAGCAGGGGAATTCCCTTTTCGAAGACGAATTACTGCGGGCATGGCGCGGATTATTCAACCCTCGCGCAAGGAAAAGTCGTTTCCGCGCTTCGAAAAATCCGATGGCAATCATCACAAAGGCGCAATGCACAGCCCGGCAATCTGTGTTAAAAACGCTGCGCCGCCCGATAAAGGGCGGCGAAACGTTCTCAGGGCGGGGTGCAATTCCCCACCGGCGGTAATTGCGCGCAATGCGCATAGCCCGCGAGCGCTTGGTGACGGGCACGGCAAAAGCCGTGAGCGGCGGCAAGGTCAGCAGACCCGGTGTGATTCCGGGGCCGACGGTCATAGTCCGGATGAAGAGAGAACGGGATTGACGCCAAAGGGCCGTCCGCCGTGTTCGCGCGAGCGTGCGTACCCTTGAATCCCTTTCGATTCATAACGCCCTGTTTTTCACACAAACAGGAGTCAGAACATGCAACCCACCGCTATCGACAGCAAAAGCAAACACACTCACGGCGAGCGCGTCGCGTTCATCCAGGCCTGCTGGCACAAGGAAATCGTCGACCAGAGCCGTAAAGGCTTCCTCGCCGAAATGATCGCCCAGGGTTATCAGGAATCGGACATCGATTTCTTCGAAGTCGGCGGCGCCTTTGAAATGCCTCTGCACGCCAAGCTGCTGGCCAAGACCGGTCGTTATGCCGGTATCGTTGCCGCCGCCCTGGTGGTGGACGGCGGAATCTACCGTCACGAGTTCGTCGCCCAGTCGGTGGTCAGCGGCCTGATGCAGGTTCAGCTGGAAACCGAAGTGCCGGTGTTCTCGGTGTCGCTGACCCCGCACCACTTCCATGCCGGCGAAGAACACCAGAAGTTCTTCTTCGAGCATTTCGTGCACAAGGGTCAGGAAGCGGCGAAGACCTGCGCCGATACATTGCAGAAGGTGCGTGCGTTGCGCCGTACCGAGCCGCGTGCTGTAGCGGTCTAAGCATCATAAAAACTGTGGGAGCGAGCTTGCTCGCGAAAGCGGACTGACAGTCAACATCAGTGTTGAATATCAGATCGCATTCGCGAGCAAGCTCGCTCCCACATTGGTGATACGGTGCTATCAGGCAAGATTTTCGTCAGTGGTCGGCACAATCAGAATGCCCGCCCGCAGGCCGTTCTTGACCTTGGGGTTGGGGAAGATAATCCGCGCGCCCTGCTCTTCGATGATCCAGCGGGTATTGGCCAGGTCTTCGGCCAGCACATAACCCACATCCAGTTCCGAAAAGTTTTCGATGTCCGCTGGCAGGTTCAGGCGGAACGCATCGCTGTGCTTGATGACTTCCCGCGCCACGCTGAACAGTTGCAGACCGTCCAGCCCTTGCTCGGCCATCTCAGGCTCAGTGCCTTCGATAATCTGTTTCAGACGGGTTTCCAGCAGTGACACGTTGACCCCGGCGTTCTGCCCGAATGGTCGCGCCTTGCCCAGTTCAAGCGTGAAGGCCTCGGCGCCCAGCTTGTCGTAGGTATAGGAGCTGAACACGATCGATGGCTTGTTCTGCAACAGCACCGCCTCCATACCGGCGGCGCGCAGGCGGGCCAGCTCAAGACGGGAATGCTGGCGACCTTCCTTCCACGGATACAGGGCGAACTGCTCGATCTTCGAACCGCGAATCGCGGTGTGCAGGTCGTAGTGCAGGCGCTGACGGTCAGGAAGGCTGAAGAAACTCGCGGCCAGACGTTCCAGCTCGCAGGCGCGCAGGGCTTCGGAACCGCTGCTTTGTTCGTGACGGCCGTTGAACAGCCGATTGACGTCCTGCTCGACGAAACGCTCGCCCTTGCGAATCGCTTCCGGGTTACCGAACAGGAACAGAATGCGTGCGCGCGGCTTCAAGTCGCCGCGAGCGATGTCATGCAGCAACCGGTCGAGCAATTCGATCGGTGCCGTTTCGTTGCCGTGGATGCCTGCCGACAGCAGCAGGTCCAGGCCATTGTCGCGCGCTTCGGGTGGCCGGACTTCCAGCGCACCCTCGCTCAACCAGCGCATGCGCACGCCTTCGACAGTCAGTTGAGTCTTCTCCGCCGGTTCGCGGCCGGCGAGGGTCAGTTCAAGCAGTTTGCCGAGGGCGAGCATAGAGCGGTTTCCTTAGTGGTCGTGATTGCAATCCGGGCCGTGCACATGGCCGTCATCGTCGCCGAGGTCAGCCGGTTCCATCTCCAGTTGCAGACTTACCAGATTAGTCGCCAATGGGCGCAACAGCAGGTTGGCGTACTCTTCGTCGCCCTCTTCGACGTCCACGCCGATCAGCAGTTGGCCGCGGCCGTCCTGCTGGATCCACAGCTCTTTGCCTTGCCACATGACCGCGACGCGGGTGCAGGAAGTTTCCAGTTGCTTGCCGTCGGT is a window from the Pseudomonas gozinkensis genome containing:
- a CDS encoding 6,7-dimethyl-8-ribityllumazine synthase, which gives rise to MQPTAIDSKSKHTHGERVAFIQACWHKEIVDQSRKGFLAEMIAQGYQESDIDFFEVGGAFEMPLHAKLLAKTGRYAGIVAAALVVDGGIYRHEFVAQSVVSGLMQVQLETEVPVFSVSLTPHHFHAGEEHQKFFFEHFVHKGQEAAKTCADTLQKVRALRRTEPRAVAV
- the astE gene encoding succinylglutamate desuccinylase, with translation MLALGKLLELTLAGREPAEKTQLTVEGVRMRWLSEGALEVRPPEARDNGLDLLLSAGIHGNETAPIELLDRLLHDIARGDLKPRARILFLFGNPEAIRKGERFVEQDVNRLFNGRHEQSSGSEALRACELERLAASFFSLPDRQRLHYDLHTAIRGSKIEQFALYPWKEGRQHSRLELARLRAAGMEAVLLQNKPSIVFSSYTYDKLGAEAFTLELGKARPFGQNAGVNVSLLETRLKQIIEGTEPEMAEQGLDGLQLFSVAREVIKHSDAFRLNLPADIENFSELDVGYVLAEDLANTRWIIEEQGARIIFPNPKVKNGLRAGILIVPTTDENLA